The following coding sequences are from one Candidatus Paceibacterota bacterium window:
- a CDS encoding prolyl oligopeptidase family serine peptidase yields MSKTETIKDISIIESVEPIKWDEAQEQFHASLLNESQLSRIRKNKDCINVFRIQYRVDDRKVTGFIIQPAELKEDHPVIIWNRGGTMEVGVVKIGQIFIEPTIVELVKEGYILFLSQYSGQDGSGGSDQMGGDDLNDVLKLYTIAQELNYADENRVGMYGISRGGLMTYLALAKVNWIKAAVTVGGRSNVKRAAEERSEMEKRFEQMFNATNENYRKRSAVCWPDKFPDDVPVLLMHGASDRRVNPLDSIDLSTKLLEHRKPHRLMLFEGADHAITEQRGEMVSQLVTWCNRFVKEKESVPDMTPHGK; encoded by the coding sequence ATGTCTAAGACTGAAACAATTAAAGATATTTCTATAATCGAGTCAGTCGAACCAATTAAGTGGGATGAAGCGCAGGAACAATTCCATGCTTCCCTATTGAATGAAAGTCAATTGTCTCGAATTCGGAAGAATAAAGACTGTATTAACGTATTTCGAATACAGTATCGAGTCGATGATAGAAAAGTCACCGGCTTTATTATCCAGCCTGCAGAGTTGAAAGAAGATCATCCTGTTATTATCTGGAACAGAGGAGGGACAATGGAAGTGGGTGTTGTAAAAATTGGTCAAATATTTATCGAACCAACAATAGTTGAGTTGGTGAAGGAGGGGTATATTCTGTTCCTGTCACAATATTCCGGCCAAGACGGTAGCGGAGGGAGTGACCAGATGGGAGGCGATGATCTCAACGATGTACTGAAACTCTACACTATCGCCCAGGAACTTAATTACGCGGATGAAAACCGGGTAGGAATGTACGGAATTAGTCGCGGCGGCCTCATGACGTACCTAGCACTCGCAAAAGTTAATTGGATAAAAGCAGCCGTGACGGTTGGAGGGAGGTCAAACGTGAAGCGGGCCGCTGAAGAGCGATCTGAAATGGAAAAGCGGTTCGAGCAGATGTTCAACGCAACTAATGAAAACTATCGCAAGCGATCAGCTGTTTGCTGGCCTGATAAATTTCCGGATGATGTGCCGGTACTATTGATGCACGGGGCTTCAGACCGGCGAGTTAATCCACTTGACTCAATAGATCTTTCGACAAAGTTACTCGAGCATCGAAAACCACATCGACTTATGTTATTTGAGGGTGCAGATCATGCTATTACCGAACAACGGGGCGAGATGGTCTCTCAGTTGGTGACGTGGTGTAATAGATTTGTTAAAGAAAAAGAGAGTGTCCCGGACATGACACCTCATGGTAAATAA
- a CDS encoding DUF6875 domain-containing protein: MKIYFMVYFFKFINNEIRSITMEGYWTLKTGVPKDIDVRAQVAYKEIISYVTQFLCADHPFRDGDVCPFARRAIQADTLHFTYILPGVSKKECMSTLRAAISHYETWKRSHKDYGAMIVYLVEKKSERWVKSIHRKLANEAMQRNLILGNLHPESPSHSFHSKHWFPLRSPYPMFLVRDMVSSDEQHLKKSRLI; encoded by the coding sequence ATGAAAATATATTTCATGGTATACTTTTTCAAGTTCATAAACAATGAAATAAGGAGTATTACAATGGAAGGTTACTGGACATTGAAAACAGGAGTTCCTAAGGATATTGATGTACGCGCCCAAGTTGCTTATAAAGAAATTATCTCATATGTAACTCAGTTTCTTTGCGCTGATCATCCGTTTCGAGATGGGGACGTGTGTCCATTTGCGCGAAGGGCGATACAAGCAGATACTTTGCATTTTACCTACATTCTTCCGGGTGTTAGTAAAAAGGAATGTATGTCTACACTTCGGGCAGCTATATCTCACTACGAAACATGGAAAAGATCGCATAAAGATTACGGGGCTATGATTGTTTATCTTGTAGAAAAGAAGTCAGAAAGATGGGTTAAGAGTATTCATCGGAAACTTGCAAATGAGGCGATGCAAAGAAATTTGATTCTGGGGAATTTGCATCCAGAAAGTCCTTCTCACAGTTTCCACAGCAAACACTGGTTCCCGCTCCGATCCCCATATCCGATGTTTTTGGTGAGGGACATGGTTTCATCTGATGAACAGCACCTAAAGAAGTCAAGACTGATATGA
- the pheS gene encoding phenylalanine--tRNA ligase subunit alpha, whose protein sequence is MKHSEKHGHYHPLTRIIRHSVNIFSEMGFEVDYGPEIETEENNFDNLNMPPDHPARDMQDTFWIKNDPSRLLRTQTSAHQVPYMQSHTPPFRMVSYGKVFRNEATDKTHNAQFHQLEGVAVDTKGEVTLAHLKGSLFKYIEEMFGNVEKRLRPGYFPFVEPGVEVDIYSKNKWLEVLGGGMVHPTVLENANLDPQKYSGFAFGIGIDRIAMIKYGIEDIRHLYSGDLRFINQF, encoded by the coding sequence ATGAAACACTCTGAAAAACACGGTCACTATCACCCCCTTACTCGGATCATACGACATTCGGTAAACATTTTTTCAGAAATGGGTTTTGAAGTTGATTATGGTCCTGAAATTGAAACTGAGGAAAACAATTTCGATAACCTCAACATGCCCCCCGATCACCCGGCACGGGATATGCAGGATACGTTCTGGATCAAGAACGATCCCTCTCGCCTATTAAGAACACAGACAAGCGCTCATCAAGTCCCATACATGCAGAGCCACACCCCTCCATTTCGAATGGTTTCCTACGGGAAGGTTTTTAGAAATGAAGCTACCGACAAAACACATAACGCGCAATTCCACCAACTAGAAGGCGTCGCGGTAGACACAAAAGGAGAGGTCACACTTGCTCACTTAAAAGGATCCTTATTTAAATATATTGAAGAGATGTTTGGCAATGTTGAAAAACGACTTAGGCCAGGATACTTTCCTTTTGTAGAACCAGGAGTAGAAGTTGACATTTATTCTAAAAATAAATGGCTTGAAGTATTAGGTGGTGGGATGGTACACCCAACTGTCCTAGAAAACGCAAACCTTGATCCTCAAAAATATTCTGGATTTGCATTCGGTATTGGTATAGACCGTATCGCTATGATCAAATACGGAATTGAAGATATTCGACACCTTTATTCTGGAGACCTTCGTTTCATCAACCAATTCTAG